In one Micromonospora polyrhachis genomic region, the following are encoded:
- the trpS gene encoding tryptophan--tRNA ligase, whose product MSDVPARPRVLSGIQPTADSFHLGNYLGAVRNWVALQETHDAFYCVVDLHAITAGHDPVVLRRRTRVAAAQLLAVGLDPERCTLFVQSQVPEHAQLAWVLDCLTGFGEASRMTQFKDKSAKQGAERASVGLFVYPILQAADILLYQADAVPVGEDQRQHLELTRDLAQRFNNLFGATFTVPEAYIVRDTAKITDLQDPSIKMSKSASSPAGIIELLDEPAKSAKKIKSAVTDTGREIYYDPEQKPGLSNLLTIYCALTGRAIDELVEAYAGKGYGDLKKDLAEVLTEFARPIRERTHLYLDDPAQLDKVLAAGGERARAVASTTLRTVYDRIGFLAPARND is encoded by the coding sequence ATGTCCGACGTACCGGCCCGGCCTCGGGTTCTCTCCGGCATCCAGCCGACCGCCGACTCGTTCCACCTGGGCAACTATCTGGGCGCGGTGCGTAACTGGGTGGCGCTACAGGAGACCCACGACGCCTTCTACTGTGTGGTCGACCTGCACGCCATCACCGCCGGCCACGATCCGGTGGTGCTGCGGCGGCGGACCCGGGTCGCGGCGGCGCAGCTGCTCGCCGTCGGGTTGGACCCCGAGCGGTGCACGCTGTTCGTGCAGTCGCAGGTGCCCGAGCACGCCCAGTTGGCCTGGGTGCTGGATTGTCTGACCGGCTTCGGTGAGGCGAGCCGGATGACCCAGTTCAAGGACAAGTCGGCCAAGCAGGGTGCCGAGCGGGCCAGCGTCGGGCTGTTCGTCTATCCGATCCTCCAGGCCGCCGACATCCTGCTCTACCAGGCGGATGCGGTGCCGGTCGGCGAGGACCAGCGGCAGCACCTGGAGTTGACCCGGGACCTGGCGCAGCGGTTCAACAACCTCTTCGGCGCGACCTTCACGGTGCCGGAGGCGTACATCGTGCGGGACACCGCGAAGATCACGGACCTGCAGGACCCGAGCATCAAGATGTCCAAGTCGGCGTCGTCGCCGGCCGGCATCATCGAGCTGCTGGACGAGCCCGCCAAGTCGGCCAAGAAGATCAAGTCGGCGGTCACCGACACCGGCCGGGAGATCTACTACGACCCGGAGCAGAAGCCCGGCCTGTCGAACCTGCTCACCATCTACTGCGCGTTGACCGGACGCGCGATCGACGAGCTGGTCGAGGCGTACGCGGGCAAGGGGTACGGGGATCTCAAGAAGGACCTGGCCGAGGTGTTGACCGAGTTCGCCCGGCCGATCCGGGAGCGGACCCACCTCTACCTCGACGATCCGGCGCAGCTCGACAAGGTCCTGGCGGCCGGCGGCGAGCGGGCCCGCGCCGTCGCCTCGACGACCCTGCGCACCGTGTACGACCGGATCGGCTTCCTCGCGCCAGCGAGGAACGACTAG
- a CDS encoding 2'-5' RNA ligase family protein — protein MTQVGIAVDIPEPWGSYLTRRRAEAGDPQATFVPAHLTLLGPTEIPLASLPVVEERLAEVAVAHPSYTLHLRGTGTFRPVTEVVFVTVAAGISECEQLAAAIGAVPELQREHRFPYHPHVTVAQDVAPEALDQVYEDLAGFSARFEVAAFTLFSHSGEARWQPRRDFRLGG, from the coding sequence ATGACCCAGGTCGGCATCGCGGTGGACATTCCTGAGCCCTGGGGCAGCTACCTGACCCGTCGTCGGGCTGAGGCGGGAGATCCCCAGGCGACGTTCGTACCGGCGCATCTGACGTTGCTCGGCCCGACGGAGATCCCGCTGGCCAGCCTCCCGGTGGTTGAGGAGCGGCTGGCCGAGGTGGCTGTCGCGCACCCGTCGTACACGCTGCACCTGCGGGGGACCGGTACCTTCCGTCCGGTCACCGAGGTGGTCTTCGTGACGGTGGCGGCGGGGATCAGCGAGTGCGAGCAACTGGCGGCGGCCATCGGGGCGGTGCCGGAGCTGCAACGGGAACACCGCTTCCCTTACCACCCACATGTCACGGTGGCGCAGGACGTCGCACCGGAGGCGCTGGACCAGGTGTACGAGGACCTGGCCGGTTTCTCGGCCCGGTTCGAGGTGGCCGCGTTCACCCTGTTCTCGCACAGCGGGGAAGCCCGTTGGCAGCCCCGTCGAGACTTCCGGTTGGGTGGGTGA